One Clostridiisalibacter paucivorans DSM 22131 DNA window includes the following coding sequences:
- a CDS encoding transposase, which yields MKNKSYNKEYIEDILRQISPPINKKVSQVSKETGVSTNTIYGWKRKARIEGKLIPNSNPNRLKRWRKEDKL from the coding sequence ATGAAAAATAAGAGCTATAATAAAGAATACATTGAAGATATATTAAGGCAAATATCTCCGCCAATAAATAAAAAAGTATCACAGGTATCTAAGGAAACAGGAGTATCTACAAACACTATCTATGGGTGGAAGAGAAAAGCTAGAATAGAAGGCAAATTAATACCCAATAGTAATCCTAATCGACTTAAGAGATGGAGAAAAGAAGATAAACT